The Impatiens glandulifera chromosome 8, dImpGla2.1, whole genome shotgun sequence genome includes a window with the following:
- the LOC124913242 gene encoding calponin homology domain-containing protein DDB_G0272472-like → MDLTKSDTVEEVLNRTYLLKARAQLRKLIIRIWKITAKFEEVGSEDTLTPLVLERLENAKGDLIQEIERLEAMYGQREIPVYTAPRIDTNPAHCPTPPRENPATEDSDERTDPPLTGQSPLKQPDSSEPEVSEPAVTKEWVESRFQDFEDSKVFPLKEKFQRTVCSALKFANTTRQLLERTEERFLEIDEDQREEAILRSKHLKRTVILEDTTSEIKENFARLERETDQRLTEVANDLVGTTLGRVSELEKKNVGLEDELKALSAQVAELLQAKMNADAAAVEADARAAKKVQDALDDEARKEKEEPRPSQLTEEEEAERIRRAEAKFPGLAKKAAAQAAKDAARLERESQRLEGYATANKKKKETATSSIPAKRKREHSKKTQMADLLNVVTDTVIESIPDQATYIEEEAEVHLHRRPTKQRVSEPTSQPQPAKKKRNKNLIACYDFSDSE, encoded by the coding sequence ATGGATCTCACTAAATCCGATACCGTTGAAGAGGTACTAAACCGAACCTACCTCTTAAAAGCGCGAGCACAACTACGGAAGCTAATCATACGCATCTGGAAGATTACGGCGAAGTTCGAAGAGGTGGGATCGGAGGACACCTTAACACCGCTGGTGTTGGAAAGGCTTGAAAATGCCAAAGGCGACCTTATTCAAGAAATTGAGCGGCTGGAGGCAATGTACGGTCAAAGGGAAATACCGGTCTATACAGCTCCCCGGATCGATACGAATCCTGCTCACTGTCCgacacctccaagggagaatCCGGCAACAGAGGATTCCGATGAAAGGACGGACCCTCCTCTCACCGGGCAATCTCCACTCAAACAACCGGATAGCTCTGAACCGGAAGTCTCCGAACCGGCCGTCacaaaagaatgggttgagagcCGCTTTCAAGATTTTGAAGACTCCAAGGTTTTCCCTTTGAAGGAGAAATTCCAAAGAACCGTTTGCTCGGCACTCAAATTCGCCAACACTACAAGGCAACTTTTGGAAAGAACGGAAGAACGGTTCTTAGAAATCGATGAAGATCAACGGGAAGAAGCGATTCTGCGCAGCAAACACTTAAAGCGAACCGTAATTTTGGAGGATACGACCTCCGAGATAAAAGAGAACTTTGcccggcttgaaagagagaccgatcaacgattGACGGAGGTTGCTAACGacctggtcggcacaacactcgGACGAGTCTCCGAACTTGAGAAGAAGAATGTCGGTCTCGAGGACGAACTCAAGGCGCTTTCCGCACAAGTTGCCGAACTGCTCCAAGCCAAGATGaatgcggatgccgcggctgtaGAGGCTGATGCTCGAGCGGCTAAGaaggtccaggatgcgctggacgatgAAGCAAGAAAAGAGAAGGAGGAACCGCGACCATCGCAACTTACCGAGGAAGAAGAGGCCGAGCGAATTCGAAGGGCAGAAGCTAAGTTCCCGGGACTTGCAAAGAAGGCtgccgctcaagctgcgaaggatgcTGCTCGGTTGGAAAGGGAAAGTCAGAGGCTAGAAGGCTATGCAACCGCtaacaaaaagaagaaggaaaccgcTACTTCTTCGATACCGGCGAAACGAAAAAGAGAACATTCGAAGAAAACTCAAATGGCCGACCTGCTAAATGTGGTAACTGACACGGTTATCGAGAGTATACCGGATCAGGCCACTTACATCGAAGAAGAAGCTGAAGTGCACCTACATCGGCGGCCCACAAAACAACGAGTCTCCGAACCGACTAGTCAACCGCAACCAGCGAAGAAAAAGCGGAACAAGAATCTGATAGCCTGctatgacttctcggactcggaatag